One segment of Niveibacterium microcysteis DNA contains the following:
- a CDS encoding AmpG family muropeptide MFS transporter — MIAVKWRLSSGCGSRVGGSVAALQNDGRRASASRPARAPCSNSPMSTASAPSIWKTLLTRKMLICIVLGFSSGLPLFLLFNLVPAWLKTEGLSLKAIGAFALVQFPYTWKFLWAPFADRFGVPGLGRRRGWMLLSQLALIGAVVALGSLNPVADLSAVVILAALVAFLSATQDIAIDAYRRELLAETELGFGNAVFVNAYKIAGLVPGSLSLFLADHLPWFEVFAITAAFMIPGALLSLAVSEPAAARSAPRTLRDAVVEPFHEFMQRHGWRSAALVLGFIFFYKLGDSLATALATPFYLEMGFTKTDIGIVAKNAGLWCSVAGGLLGGVWMIRLGINRALWVFGVAQAVAILGFAWLAWLGPGPGDIAAMLALPDFSWAMLWQQPAGLHVLQLGLVIGVEAFGVGLGTTAFVAFIARTTNPAYAATQFALFTSLMAVPRTVINAFAGVLVEQLGWVGFFALCFALALPGMLLLVQVAPWREPAPESSNG; from the coding sequence TTGATCGCGGTCAAGTGGCGCCTTTCTTCGGGTTGCGGCTCGCGGGTCGGCGGCTCCGTCGCAGCGTTGCAGAACGACGGGCGTCGGGCGAGCGCATCGCGGCCGGCGCGGGCGCCATGCTCTAATTCGCCCATGAGTACCGCATCCGCCCCCTCGATCTGGAAGACCCTGCTGACCCGCAAGATGCTGATCTGCATCGTGCTGGGTTTCAGTTCAGGCCTGCCGCTGTTCCTGCTCTTCAATCTCGTGCCGGCCTGGCTGAAAACGGAAGGGCTGTCGCTCAAGGCCATCGGCGCGTTTGCGCTGGTGCAGTTTCCCTACACCTGGAAATTCCTGTGGGCGCCGTTCGCCGACCGTTTCGGCGTGCCGGGCCTGGGCCGGCGACGGGGTTGGATGCTGTTGTCGCAGCTGGCGCTGATTGGTGCGGTAGTGGCACTGGGCTCGCTCAACCCGGTCGCGGACCTGAGCGCCGTCGTGATTCTCGCCGCGCTCGTCGCCTTCCTTTCGGCAACGCAAGACATTGCCATCGACGCTTACCGCCGCGAGTTGCTGGCCGAAACAGAGCTGGGCTTTGGCAACGCGGTCTTCGTCAATGCCTACAAGATTGCCGGCCTTGTGCCCGGCTCGCTGTCATTGTTTCTTGCCGACCATCTGCCCTGGTTCGAAGTCTTCGCGATCACCGCGGCCTTCATGATTCCTGGCGCATTGCTGTCGCTGGCAGTGAGCGAACCCGCGGCCGCCAGGTCGGCGCCGCGCACCTTGCGTGACGCGGTGGTGGAGCCCTTTCACGAGTTCATGCAGCGGCATGGCTGGCGCAGTGCGGCGCTGGTGCTCGGCTTCATCTTCTTCTACAAGCTCGGCGATTCACTTGCCACCGCGCTGGCGACGCCGTTTTACCTTGAGATGGGCTTTACCAAAACGGACATCGGCATCGTCGCGAAGAACGCCGGCCTGTGGTGCAGTGTGGCGGGTGGGCTGCTCGGCGGCGTGTGGATGATCCGCCTTGGCATCAACCGGGCGCTGTGGGTCTTTGGCGTGGCGCAGGCGGTGGCGATTCTGGGTTTCGCATGGCTCGCATGGTTGGGGCCAGGGCCCGGCGACATCGCGGCGATGCTGGCGCTGCCGGATTTCTCCTGGGCGATGCTATGGCAGCAGCCCGCCGGCCTGCATGTGTTGCAGCTCGGCCTGGTGATCGGCGTCGAGGCGTTCGGCGTCGGCCTTGGCACCACGGCCTTCGTCGCCTTCATCGCCCGCACGACCAATCCGGCCTACGCGGCGACGCAGTTCGCGCTGTTCACCAGCCTGATGGCCGTGCCGCGCACGGTGATCAACGCGTTTGCCGGCGTGCTGGTGGAGCAGTTGGGCTGGGTGGGCTTCTTTGCGCTGTGCTTTGCGCTGGCGTTGCCCGGCATGCTGCTGCTGGTGCAGGTGGCGCCCTGGCGAGAACCCGCGCCAGAGTCCAGCAACGGATAA
- the nrdD gene encoding anaerobic ribonucleoside-triphosphate reductase — MIHETRTERFASHPELDDSERQPCEIWTRVMGYHRPVASFNRGKQGEFYERQYFRETACCGKV; from the coding sequence ATGATTCACGAAACCCGTACCGAACGATTCGCCAGCCACCCCGAACTCGATGACAGCGAGCGCCAGCCCTGCGAGATCTGGACCCGCGTGATGGGCTATCACCGCCCGGTCGCATCCTTCAACCGCGGCAAACAGGGCGAGTTCTACGAACGCCAGTACTTCCGCGAAACCGCGTGCTGCGGCAAGGTCTGA
- a CDS encoding ribonucleoside triphosphate reductase yields the protein MSTLSATSQPLLGALPAQVLKRDGRTLPFDVAKIRKAIVAAGAASGEFEAGEAARLTATVGKVIAHRFHGETPTIEAIQDIVEQVLVAADWFATARAYIVYREQRAKLRTDRRAVVDAIGSINEYLSQSDWRVRANANQGYSLGGLILNVSGKVIANYWLNHVYPPEVGEAHKQGDVHIHDLDMLAGYCAGWSLRTLLQEGLNGVPGKVESGPPKHLGSAVGQIVNFFGTLQNEWAGAQAFSSFDTYLAAFVRKDRLGYDEVRQCMQELVYNLNVPSRWGTQTPFTNLTFDWVCPEDLKEQIPYIAGEEMPFAYGDLQAEMDLINRAFIEVMMEGDAKGRAFTFPIPTYNITPEFDWDHANCSPLFEMTAKYGLPYFQNFVNSELKPNMVRSMCCRLQLDLRELLKRGNGLFGSAEQTGSLGVVTINCARLGYLHRGNEAALFARVDELVELARTSLEIKRKVIQRHMDDGLFPYTRRYLGTLRNHFSTIGINGVNEMIRNFTDNADDITTPAGEALALKLLDHLRACMSQIQEETGHLYNLEATPAEGTTYRFAKEDRKRWPEILQAGTEDHPYYTNSTQLPVGFTGDPFEALERQEAMQSKYTGGTVLHLYLGERIDSAEACKQLVRRSLERFRVPYITISPTFSICPKHGYIAGEHKFCPKCDDELLAKKRAAAPLH from the coding sequence ATGAGCACACTTTCGGCCACATCCCAGCCACTGCTCGGCGCCCTGCCCGCGCAAGTCCTCAAACGCGACGGACGAACCCTGCCCTTCGACGTCGCGAAAATCCGCAAGGCGATCGTTGCCGCCGGCGCGGCGTCTGGCGAGTTCGAGGCGGGTGAGGCGGCGCGGCTGACGGCCACGGTGGGCAAGGTGATCGCACACCGTTTCCACGGCGAAACGCCGACGATCGAGGCGATCCAGGACATCGTGGAACAAGTACTCGTCGCCGCGGACTGGTTCGCCACGGCGCGCGCCTACATCGTCTATCGCGAGCAGCGCGCCAAGCTGCGCACCGACCGCCGCGCGGTGGTAGATGCGATCGGCTCGATCAACGAGTACCTCTCGCAGAGCGACTGGCGGGTGCGCGCGAACGCGAACCAGGGCTATTCGCTGGGGGGGCTGATCCTCAATGTCTCGGGCAAGGTGATCGCCAACTACTGGCTCAACCATGTGTATCCGCCGGAAGTGGGCGAGGCGCACAAGCAGGGCGATGTGCACATCCATGATCTGGACATGCTGGCCGGCTACTGCGCCGGCTGGTCGCTACGCACGCTGCTGCAGGAAGGCCTTAACGGCGTGCCGGGCAAGGTTGAATCCGGGCCGCCTAAGCATCTGGGCAGCGCGGTGGGGCAGATCGTTAACTTCTTCGGCACGCTGCAGAACGAGTGGGCCGGTGCGCAGGCCTTCAGCTCCTTCGATACCTACCTCGCCGCCTTCGTGCGCAAGGATCGCCTCGGCTACGACGAAGTGCGCCAGTGCATGCAGGAGCTGGTCTACAACCTTAACGTGCCCTCGCGCTGGGGCACGCAGACGCCTTTCACGAATCTGACCTTCGACTGGGTCTGCCCGGAGGACCTGAAGGAGCAGATCCCCTACATCGCGGGCGAGGAAATGCCCTTCGCCTATGGTGATCTGCAGGCGGAGATGGACCTGATCAACCGCGCCTTCATCGAAGTGATGATGGAAGGCGACGCCAAGGGCCGCGCCTTCACCTTCCCGATCCCGACCTACAACATCACGCCGGAATTCGACTGGGATCACGCCAACTGCTCGCCGCTGTTCGAGATGACGGCCAAGTACGGCCTGCCTTACTTCCAGAACTTCGTGAACAGTGAACTGAAGCCGAACATGGTGCGCTCGATGTGCTGCCGGCTGCAGCTCGATCTGCGCGAACTCTTGAAACGCGGCAACGGCCTCTTTGGCTCCGCCGAGCAGACCGGTTCGCTTGGCGTGGTGACGATCAACTGCGCACGCCTGGGCTACCTGCACCGCGGCAACGAGGCTGCGCTGTTTGCACGCGTCGACGAACTCGTCGAGCTCGCGCGCACCAGCCTCGAAATCAAGCGCAAGGTGATCCAGCGTCACATGGACGACGGGCTCTTCCCCTACACCCGCCGCTACCTGGGCACGCTGCGCAACCACTTCTCGACCATCGGCATCAACGGCGTGAACGAGATGATCCGCAACTTCACCGACAACGCCGACGACATCACCACCCCGGCCGGCGAAGCGCTCGCCCTGAAGCTGCTCGATCACCTGCGCGCATGCATGAGCCAGATCCAGGAAGAAACCGGTCACCTCTACAACCTCGAAGCCACGCCGGCCGAAGGCACGACCTACCGCTTCGCGAAGGAAGACCGCAAGCGCTGGCCCGAGATCCTGCAGGCCGGCACCGAGGACCACCCGTACTACACCAACTCGACGCAGCTGCCGGTGGGCTTTACCGGCGACCCCTTCGAAGCGCTGGAGCGGCAGGAGGCGATGCAGTCGAAGTACACCGGCGGCACCGTGCTGCACCTGTATCTGGGCGAACGCATCGACTCCGCCGAGGCCTGCAAACAGTTGGTGCGCCGCTCGCTCGAACGCTTCCGGGTGCCCTACATCACCATCTCGCCGACCTTCTCGATCTGCCCGAAGCACGGCTACATCGCCGGCGAACACAAGTTCTGCCCCAAGTGCGACGACGAACTGCTGGCGAAAAAGCGCGCTGCCGCGCCCTTGCACTGA
- a CDS encoding PEP-CTERM sorting domain-containing protein, protein MKSLVAGLALIALALPAHADTTLFQDNFDTNGGGLNTVPAGWTVTDGTVDVIGAGTGWDYVPGSGKFLDLDGTSGLAGTLSVSLNMVAGQHYSAFFDLAGSQVRNDAESVAVSFGAASGTYSLPRTAGWTHFALDFTPTSTGLYSLSFKNAGGDNVGMLLDNVTVTAAVPEPETYAMLLAGLGVVAAARRRKSRT, encoded by the coding sequence ATGAAATCACTCGTTGCCGGTTTGGCACTCATCGCGCTCGCGCTGCCTGCGCACGCGGACACAACACTATTTCAGGACAACTTCGACACCAACGGCGGTGGTCTCAATACCGTACCCGCTGGCTGGACCGTAACCGACGGCACCGTGGACGTGATCGGCGCGGGCACTGGCTGGGACTATGTGCCGGGCAGCGGCAAGTTCCTCGATCTGGACGGCACCTCCGGTTTGGCTGGCACGCTGTCGGTGTCACTGAACATGGTCGCCGGCCAGCACTACTCGGCCTTCTTCGATCTCGCTGGTAGCCAGGTCCGAAACGATGCCGAGAGTGTTGCAGTCAGCTTCGGCGCAGCGTCGGGCACGTACAGCCTGCCGCGCACCGCAGGTTGGACACACTTTGCGCTGGACTTCACGCCAACGAGCACTGGGCTCTATTCACTGAGCTTCAAGAACGCCGGTGGCGACAACGTTGGCATGCTGCTGGACAACGTTACCGTGACGGCCGCGGTGCCGGAACCGGAGACTTACGCGATGCTGCTGGCCGGCCTCGGCGTGGTCGCTGCGGCACGGCGCCGCAAGTCGCGCACCTGA
- a CDS encoding mechanosensitive ion channel family protein produces MNFQNIIDTVSTQLTTFGLKILGAIAVWIVGRWLIGLAVRGISAAMTRQHVDPTLLRYIGNIVSVALNIVLVVAILGYFGVETTSFAALVAAMGIAIGAAWAGLLANFAAGAFLVVLRPFKVGDYVKVGGVEGTVMEVGLFASAINTPDNVLTIVGNNKIFGDTIQNYSTNPYRRVERTAQLNHAVDVNDAITRLKAALANIPNVVTEPAPTVEVLDFTPMGPVLAVRPFCHTDHYWQVYFDTNKAIRDTCGAAGYPVPEQHFHVRQG; encoded by the coding sequence ATGAACTTTCAGAACATCATCGATACCGTGAGCACCCAGCTCACGACCTTTGGCCTCAAGATTCTTGGCGCGATCGCGGTCTGGATCGTCGGTCGCTGGCTAATCGGCCTTGCGGTGCGGGGGATCTCCGCCGCGATGACCCGCCAGCATGTCGACCCCACCTTGCTGCGCTACATCGGCAACATCGTCAGCGTGGCCCTGAACATCGTGCTGGTGGTGGCCATCCTTGGCTACTTCGGTGTTGAAACGACCTCGTTCGCCGCCCTCGTCGCCGCCATGGGTATTGCGATCGGCGCAGCCTGGGCCGGCTTGCTGGCCAACTTCGCGGCGGGTGCCTTCCTGGTCGTGCTGCGCCCGTTCAAGGTGGGCGACTACGTGAAGGTCGGCGGCGTTGAAGGCACCGTGATGGAGGTCGGCCTCTTCGCCTCCGCGATCAACACGCCAGACAACGTGCTGACCATCGTGGGCAACAACAAGATCTTCGGCGACACGATCCAGAACTACTCGACCAACCCGTATCGCCGCGTCGAGCGCACCGCCCAACTCAACCACGCGGTGGATGTGAACGACGCGATCACGCGCCTGAAGGCTGCGCTCGCGAACATTCCAAATGTGGTGACCGAGCCGGCCCCGACCGTCGAAGTGCTGGATTTCACGCCGATGGGTCCGGTCTTGGCCGTGCGCCCGTTCTGCCATACCGACCATTACTGGCAGGTGTACTTCGACACCAACAAGGCGATCCGCGACACCTGCGGCGCCGCAGGCTACCCGGTGCCGGAGCAGCACTTCCACGTACGCCAGGGTTGA
- a CDS encoding EAL domain-containing protein: protein MVGEVCEPEGSEREIGGLALLRANAALASAYLIAGLLSLMLAVPPGYASPLFPPAGIALGVVLIFGCRLLPGVFFGALLVNLAHGYALSAALLPVPAGAVALAVTLQAWCGRGLVMRLVGGSLRLDEPLDVMRFLGAVILSCAVAASLALPALYGLGRLPLGELPFSWWNWWLGDSLGAISFAPLTLLVLARRGDSWHGRRLAVGLPIAVALVALVVLFLQFSAWERSRVDRALERDAAFMLRGLRDSLQSPVDALFSMRQFIENSDDVTREEFSRFVRPWLARDAAVLALGRAEIVAARDLPALVARQRASGLADFRIIVRDAAGVRRPAPPGEARQRLVITAVEPLGGNRDALGLDVFTVDASRKASTRALESDRAAATQPFRLAQQRRADERGIVVYLPHGRAGGDGKVGGEPGGVIFVAFSLDDLVQHLAASTPPGLLVCLSDTSDRAPLRIAGAAGCETLDDGAFVSRASFNVADRSWTLRVAAQHAYLAAQSGVLRWWAPLFGLVGSALLVAFVLTSAGRTRRVEELVERRTAELSAAQRRYVELVNSLNGVIWEAERGPRGMLFISERVVPLLGYPVADWLGPDFWLQRTHPDDREAVKARLSEAMQSNESAFELEFRVQAQDGRYLWLQNIVTRMPEREGYSLLRGVALDITARHAVSEQLAVSERRLRAITSSASAYLYEIDADGVIRFVNRTYEGVTEAEVLGTRLASWFPPAMQGRITASLQQVWRSATSYTLEYALSDPQGRSHDYLTELTPVFENGRVLAVVLSAADITGVKRVEAQLRASERRFSEMLANVKLAAVQLDLQGRVTFCNAFLLELLGYRSDELVGQDWFEHTVSVAQRDTVRKVFRALLAEGRGVDQFENEICCRDGSVRHIAWNNTLLRDADGAVIGVASIGEDVTARHQAEAERERAWALLQAAIAQSPAGIVIVDAPSMRLRIANPAAIHLRGMAPGEDEQSVSAFMQGWQVFNSDGSPCAMEHWPIARAVQGEEVTENAELIVRDAEGRDRWITANAAPVRAADGSVIAGIVVFNDVTLIKEQQQRLAHLAHYDALTRLPNRVLLADRLQMALQQAERSQAMLAVAYLDLDGFKAVNDHLGHEAGDVLLVDVAGRLRGVLRGGDTVARIGGDEFVLLLRDLDDFGECEQALRRVLAEVAAPYRLEGSVVEISASIGVTVYPADGADPDTLLRHADQAMYVAKQGGRNRYHLFDAELDRRAREERALISRIGAAIAAGELVLHFQPRVDLRAGKVVGAEALVRWQHPERGLLPPSAFLPQIEDHPLSITLGEWVIGEALRCLRAWQAEGLRLRVSLNIAARHLQSANLVGFIEQALLAYPEVSAQSLELEILETAAIEDLQHVGSVIEACQRLGIGAAIDDFGTGYSSLSYFKRLPAEVIKIDQSFIRDMLHDPEDLAIVEGVIGLSRVFRRTVVAEGVETEQHGLILLALGCDQAQGYAIARPMPAHELVAWARDYRPFPSWGEQVPHLAREDFALLGAEVEHYQWMDRIRAVLVQPDGAAHFPYLEVTECRLGRWLAHEGTTQRAGVASIRVLHDQLHVQADTIAAHLNAGERDFAQREFKLMQATRDQLFGRVRALIGIV, encoded by the coding sequence ATGGTCGGAGAGGTCTGCGAACCGGAGGGCAGTGAGCGCGAGATCGGCGGCCTTGCCTTGCTGCGCGCCAACGCCGCGCTGGCAAGCGCCTACCTCATCGCGGGGCTGCTCAGCCTGATGCTCGCCGTGCCACCGGGCTATGCCTCGCCGCTGTTTCCGCCGGCGGGCATTGCGCTGGGCGTGGTGCTGATCTTCGGATGCCGGCTGTTGCCTGGCGTCTTCTTCGGTGCACTGCTGGTCAATCTTGCCCACGGTTACGCGCTTTCCGCGGCGCTGCTGCCCGTCCCGGCCGGCGCGGTGGCACTGGCCGTGACCCTGCAGGCCTGGTGCGGCCGCGGGCTGGTGATGCGGCTGGTGGGCGGTTCGCTGCGGCTCGACGAGCCGCTCGACGTGATGCGCTTTCTGGGGGCGGTCATCCTGAGCTGCGCCGTCGCGGCGAGCCTGGCGTTGCCCGCGCTATACGGCCTTGGCCGGCTTCCCCTGGGCGAACTGCCTTTCTCGTGGTGGAACTGGTGGCTCGGCGATTCCCTTGGCGCGATCAGCTTTGCGCCGCTGACGCTGTTGGTTCTTGCCCGCCGTGGCGATAGCTGGCATGGCCGGCGTCTTGCCGTCGGCCTGCCGATTGCCGTGGCGCTGGTCGCGCTGGTGGTGCTTTTCCTGCAGTTCAGCGCGTGGGAGCGCAGCCGGGTTGATCGCGCACTCGAGCGCGACGCGGCCTTCATGCTGCGTGGTTTGCGCGACAGCTTGCAGTCACCCGTCGATGCATTGTTCAGCATGCGTCAGTTCATCGAGAACTCCGACGATGTGACGCGCGAGGAGTTCAGCCGTTTTGTCCGCCCATGGCTTGCGCGCGATGCCGCCGTGCTGGCGCTGGGTCGCGCCGAGATCGTTGCGGCGCGTGATCTGCCGGCCCTGGTTGCACGGCAGCGTGCGTCGGGGCTGGCGGACTTCCGGATCATCGTGCGCGATGCCGCCGGGGTGCGCCGCCCCGCTCCGCCGGGTGAGGCGCGGCAGCGGCTGGTCATCACGGCGGTCGAGCCGCTTGGCGGGAACCGCGATGCCTTGGGCCTGGACGTGTTCACCGTCGATGCTTCCCGCAAAGCGTCCACGCGCGCGCTGGAGAGCGATCGCGCGGCGGCGACGCAACCCTTCCGCCTTGCCCAGCAGCGGCGGGCGGATGAACGCGGCATTGTCGTGTACCTGCCCCACGGCCGCGCTGGCGGCGATGGCAAGGTTGGCGGTGAGCCGGGAGGCGTCATCTTCGTCGCCTTCTCGCTCGATGATCTGGTTCAGCACCTTGCCGCATCCACACCACCCGGCCTGCTGGTCTGCCTGTCCGACACCAGCGACCGGGCGCCATTGCGGATTGCCGGTGCGGCCGGTTGTGAAACGCTCGACGACGGTGCATTCGTATCGCGCGCGTCGTTCAATGTCGCCGATCGATCCTGGACGCTGCGGGTTGCCGCGCAGCATGCCTACCTTGCCGCGCAGAGCGGCGTTCTGCGCTGGTGGGCGCCGCTTTTCGGGCTGGTGGGCAGCGCGCTGCTTGTCGCGTTCGTGCTCACCTCGGCGGGGCGCACCCGGCGCGTCGAAGAGCTCGTGGAGCGTCGCACCGCCGAGCTGAGCGCCGCGCAGCGCCGCTACGTCGAGCTGGTCAATTCGCTCAACGGCGTGATCTGGGAAGCCGAGCGCGGGCCGCGCGGGATGCTCTTCATCAGCGAGCGGGTGGTGCCGCTGCTGGGCTACCCGGTGGCCGACTGGCTGGGGCCGGATTTCTGGCTGCAGCGCACCCACCCGGATGACCGCGAAGCGGTGAAAGCGCGCCTGTCCGAAGCGATGCAGAGCAACGAGTCCGCTTTCGAGCTGGAGTTCCGAGTCCAGGCACAGGACGGGCGTTACCTGTGGCTGCAGAACATCGTCACGCGCATGCCGGAACGCGAGGGCTACAGCCTGTTGCGCGGCGTTGCGCTCGACATCACAGCGCGGCACGCGGTATCGGAACAACTGGCGGTGAGCGAACGGCGCCTGAGGGCGATCACCTCGAGCGCGTCGGCCTATCTTTACGAAATTGATGCCGATGGTGTGATCCGTTTCGTGAACCGCACCTACGAGGGTGTCACCGAGGCGGAGGTGCTGGGAACCCGGCTGGCTTCATGGTTCCCGCCGGCCATGCAGGGGCGCATCACGGCCAGCCTTCAGCAAGTCTGGCGCAGCGCCACCAGCTATACGCTGGAGTACGCCTTGTCGGACCCCCAAGGGCGCTCGCACGACTACCTGACCGAGCTGACGCCGGTGTTCGAAAACGGGAGGGTGCTGGCGGTGGTGCTCTCGGCGGCCGACATCACTGGCGTGAAGCGGGTCGAGGCACAACTGCGTGCGTCGGAGCGACGTTTCAGCGAGATGCTGGCGAACGTGAAGCTTGCAGCGGTGCAACTCGATCTGCAGGGGCGGGTCACTTTCTGCAACGCCTTCCTGCTTGAGTTGCTGGGCTACCGCAGTGATGAGCTGGTCGGCCAGGACTGGTTTGAACATACGGTATCGGTGGCGCAGCGCGACACGGTGCGAAAGGTGTTCAGGGCGCTCCTGGCTGAAGGGCGCGGCGTCGACCAGTTCGAAAACGAGATCTGCTGCCGCGATGGCAGCGTACGCCACATCGCCTGGAACAACACCTTGCTGCGCGATGCCGATGGCGCGGTGATCGGTGTCGCCAGCATCGGGGAAGATGTGACCGCCCGCCACCAGGCGGAGGCAGAGCGCGAGCGCGCCTGGGCGCTGCTTCAGGCGGCGATCGCCCAATCGCCTGCAGGCATCGTGATCGTCGATGCGCCGAGCATGCGTCTGCGCATTGCCAACCCCGCTGCGATTCATCTTCGCGGCATGGCGCCGGGTGAGGACGAGCAGTCCGTCAGCGCGTTCATGCAAGGCTGGCAGGTGTTCAACTCCGATGGCAGCCCGTGCGCCATGGAGCACTGGCCGATCGCGCGCGCGGTGCAGGGTGAGGAGGTCACCGAGAACGCCGAGTTGATCGTGCGCGATGCCGAGGGGCGCGACCGCTGGATCACCGCCAACGCGGCACCGGTTCGCGCTGCGGACGGCAGCGTGATTGCCGGCATCGTGGTGTTCAACGACGTCACGCTGATCAAGGAGCAGCAACAGCGGCTTGCCCATCTGGCCCACTACGACGCGCTGACGCGGCTGCCGAATCGCGTGCTGCTTGCCGACCGCCTGCAGATGGCCTTGCAGCAGGCCGAGCGCTCGCAGGCGATGCTGGCGGTGGCCTATCTGGATCTGGATGGCTTCAAGGCGGTCAATGACCATCTGGGCCACGAGGCGGGTGACGTGCTGCTGGTGGATGTGGCGGGTCGCTTGCGCGGCGTGCTGCGTGGTGGCGATACCGTCGCGCGCATCGGCGGCGACGAATTCGTGCTGCTGCTGCGCGACCTGGACGACTTCGGCGAATGCGAACAGGCGCTGCGGCGCGTGCTCGCTGAAGTGGCGGCGCCATATCGCCTCGAAGGCTCGGTGGTGGAAATCTCGGCGAGCATCGGTGTCACGGTGTATCCGGCCGACGGCGCTGATCCCGACACCTTGCTGCGCCACGCGGACCAGGCCATGTATGTCGCGAAGCAGGGCGGGCGCAATCGCTATCACCTGTTCGATGCCGAACTCGACCGCCGCGCGCGCGAGGAGCGCGCACTCATCAGCCGGATCGGTGCGGCCATCGCTGCTGGCGAGCTGGTGCTGCACTTCCAGCCTCGCGTCGACCTTCGCGCTGGCAAGGTGGTTGGCGCCGAAGCGCTGGTGCGTTGGCAACATCCCGAGCGCGGACTGCTGCCGCCGTCCGCCTTCCTGCCCCAGATCGAGGACCACCCGCTGTCGATCACGCTGGGCGAGTGGGTGATCGGCGAGGCGCTGCGCTGCCTGCGTGCCTGGCAGGCAGAAGGCCTCCGCTTGCGTGTGAGCTTGAACATCGCGGCGCGCCATCTGCAGAGCGCCAACCTGGTCGGCTTCATCGAGCAAGCCTTGCTGGCGTACCCGGAGGTGTCGGCGCAGTCGCTGGAGCTGGAGATTCTCGAAACCGCGGCGATCGAAGATCTGCAGCACGTCGGCAGCGTTATCGAAGCCTGCCAGCGGCTCGGCATTGGTGCTGCGATCGACGACTTCGGCACCGGCTATTCCTCGCTCTCCTACTTCAAGCGCCTGCCGGCCGAGGTCATCAAGATCGACCAGAGTTTCATCCGCGACATGCTGCATGACCCCGAAGACCTTGCGATCGTGGAAGGGGTGATCGGCCTTTCCCGCGTGTTCCGCCGCACGGTGGTCGCCGAGGGGGTGGAGACCGAGCAGCACGGCCTGATCCTGCTCGCGCTGGGTTGCGACCAGGCACAGGGTTATGCGATCGCGCGCCCGATGCCGGCGCACGAGCTGGTCGCGTGGGCGCGCGACTATCGGCCCTTCCCGAGCTGGGGCGAGCAGGTGCCGCACCTCGCGCGCGAGGACTTTGCCCTGCTCGGTGCTGAAGTTGAGCACTACCAGTGGATGGATCGCATTCGCGCCGTGCTGGTACAGCCCGACGGCGCAGCCCACTTCCCGTATCTGGAAGTGACCGAGTGCCGACTCGGACGTTGGCTCGCGCACGAGGGCACAACGCAGCGCGCGGGCGTGGCCAGCATACGTGTGCTGCACGACCAGTTGCATGTTCAGGCCGACACCATCGCCGCCCATCTGAACGCTGGCGAGCGGGACTTTGCGCAGCGCGAGTTCAAGCTGATGCAGGCGACACGTGACCAACTCTTCGGGCGCGTGCGTGCGTTGATTGGCATCGTCTGA
- a CDS encoding anaerobic ribonucleoside-triphosphate reductase activating protein: protein MTPHDDLPRPPWQQRIQVGGFNPFSTVDWPGKLAAVVFLRGCPWRCGYCHNPELQTRVGPAPIAWDEVEAQLARRRGFIDGVVFSGGEPTADRALPEAIARVRELGLAVGLHTGGAYPERLEALLPQIDWVGFDLKTDPPEYERVTAVPGSGQRAARSARLVAESRTAKEFRLTFHADLVSELAAERAAAFAAQLGATRFALQAFRPDGCATTSLAQHAGVPAQLPTRLARLFEHFTYRSAN from the coding sequence ATGACTCCGCACGACGATCTCCCCCGCCCGCCCTGGCAGCAACGCATCCAGGTGGGCGGCTTCAATCCGTTCTCCACCGTCGACTGGCCCGGCAAGCTCGCGGCCGTGGTCTTCCTGCGCGGCTGCCCGTGGCGCTGCGGCTACTGCCACAACCCGGAACTGCAGACCCGCGTCGGCCCCGCGCCCATTGCATGGGACGAGGTGGAGGCCCAACTCGCACGCCGACGCGGCTTCATCGACGGCGTGGTGTTCTCCGGTGGCGAACCGACCGCAGATCGTGCGCTACCGGAAGCCATCGCGCGCGTCCGCGAACTGGGCCTCGCCGTCGGGCTGCACACCGGCGGCGCCTACCCCGAGCGGCTTGAAGCATTGCTTCCACAGATCGACTGGGTGGGCTTCGACCTGAAGACCGACCCGCCTGAGTATGAGCGGGTAACCGCAGTCCCCGGCAGCGGACAGCGTGCCGCACGCAGCGCACGCCTCGTCGCGGAAAGTCGTACCGCGAAGGAGTTTCGTCTGACCTTCCATGCGGATCTCGTGTCGGAGCTGGCCGCCGAGCGCGCAGCCGCATTCGCAGCGCAGCTTGGCGCGACGCGCTTCGCGCTCCAGGCTTTTCGCCCCGACGGTTGCGCAACGACATCGCTCGCACAGCATGCAGGGGTTCCTGCGCAGCTACCGACGCGCTTGGCCAGACTGTTCGAACACTTCACCTATCGCAGCGCAAATTGA